The proteins below come from a single Bactrocera dorsalis isolate Fly_Bdor chromosome 5, ASM2337382v1, whole genome shotgun sequence genomic window:
- the LOC105224110 gene encoding macrophage scavenger receptor types I and II gives MYENTTLFLLLVLFVAFVVTTPTQLTKEISDITESRAVVKKDLGQLSEKEQKLIEINVNSTKQVKTVNTTVESSAEADTDTVTIKAENVKNTTDRNKDLKTEPSVVCENAARRPELQQHRKNLVATPKFHHGGSKPYVQLVVPTQYPYTTRPPHHPGYDGDNGYGGDYGYGGYPGYGGYPGYGGYPGYGGYPGYGGYPGYGGYPGYGYPGFGSYPGYGFGGYPIFIYPNGTIATFPFARFRALNLDSERSLEKSKFHAETLRTTNEASVMKEKSKEKESLPTFFRFLNFK, from the exons atgTACGAGAACACaactttatttcttcttttgg TCCTTTTTGTGGCCTTTGTGGTGACGACTCCGACTCAATTAACGAAAGAAATTTCAGACATAACAGAAAGTCGCGCAGTTGTTAAGAAGGATTTGGGTCAATTGAGTGAGAAGGAACAAAAACTAATTGAAATAAACGTGAATTCTACCAAGCAGGTGAAAACAGTTAATACAACCGTGGAATCTTCAGCTGAAGCAGACACAGATACCGTTACAATAAAAGCTGAGAATGTCAAGAACACTACAGATAGGAATAAGGACTTAAAAACGGAACCGTCAGTAGTTTGTGAAAATGCTGCGAGGAGACCCGAACTACAGCAACATCGAAAGAATTTGGTTGCAACGCCGAAATTTCATCATGGCGGCAGTAAACCTTATGTACAGTTAGTTGTGCCCACACAATATCCATATACTACTAGACCGCCACATCATCCTGGTTATGATGGAGATAACGGTTACGGTGGAGATTACGGTTACGGCGGTTATCCTGGTTATGGCGGTTATCCTGGTTATGGTGGCTATCCTGGTTATGGTGGCTATCCTGGTTATGGCGGTTATCCGGGTTATGGGGGCTACCCTGGTTATGGCTATCCGGGTTTTGGTAGTTACCCTGGATATGGTTTTGGTGGTTATCCGATATTTATTTACCCGAATGGAACGATTGCTACCTTTCCATTTGCACGTTTTCGCGCACTTAATCTAGACTCAGAAAGAtctttagaaaaatcaaaatttcacgCTGAAACACTAAGAACCACCAACGAGGCGAGTGTGATGAAAGAAAAAAGCAAAGAGAAGGAATCACTGCCAACATTCtttcgttttttaaattttaaataa